In Companilactobacillus allii, one genomic interval encodes:
- the uvrA gene encoding excinuclease ABC subunit UvrA, which translates to MLNDKIVIHGARAHNLKNVDVTIPRDKLVVMTGLSGSGKSSLAFDTLYAEGQRRYVESLSSYARQFLGQMDKPDVDSIDGLSPAISIDQKTTSKNPRSTVGTVTEINDYLRLLWARVGTPICPNDGTVITSQSAQQMVDAVLKLDEGTKLQVLSPVIRAKKGQHKKALAQIQKQGYVRIRVDGEIHDISEDIELDKNKKHDIDVIVDRIVINDHIKSRLFDSVEAALRLSDGYMNIDVIGKEAMVFSEKNACPICGFTVGELEPRLFSFNAPFGACDNCDGLGIKLEVDIDLVIPDQSKTLKQGAILPWNPISSQYYPAMLEQACNEFKIDMDTPFEKMSEHDKNIVLYGSDGKNFHFHYENDFGNVRDVDVPFEGVIPNINRRYHETSSDFTREVMRKYMTELTCPVCHGKRLNRKALAVKVDGQDIADVSAMSIKNELPFFKEITLGEQNTVIAKPILKEVKDRLSFLINVGLDYLTLSRSAGTLSGGEAQRIRLATQIGSNLSGVMYILDEPSIGLHQRDNNRLISSLKKMRDLGNTLIVVEHDEDTMLAADYLIDVGPGAGEKGGQIVAAGTPKQVMRSKKSLTGQYLSGKKFIPVPLDRKAGSGDYIEVFGAAENNLKKINVKFPLGKFISVTGVSGSGKSTLVNTILKRALAQKMNRNSHKPGKYKKITGYDKLEKMIAIDQSPIGRTPRSNPATYTGVFDNIRDLFAQTNEAKLRGYKKGRFSFNVKGGRCENCHGDGIIKIEMNFLPDVYVPCEVCHGTRYNSETLEVTYKDKNIAEILDMKVEDALVFFNNIPKIRRKLQTIVDVGLGYVSMGQSATQLSGGEAQRMKLASELYKKSSGHNFYILDEPTTGLHTDDIKRLLAVLQRLVDEGNTVLVIEHNLDVIKSSDWVIDLGPEGGEGGGQVVATGTPEDICEVKESYTGQYLKPVLERDTKRTIDAEEKSKVKTAK; encoded by the coding sequence ATGTTAAACGATAAAATTGTAATTCACGGAGCTCGTGCACATAATCTCAAAAATGTGGACGTTACAATTCCGCGTGATAAATTAGTAGTAATGACTGGATTATCTGGATCTGGTAAGAGTTCTCTAGCGTTTGATACGTTATATGCTGAAGGACAAAGACGTTATGTTGAAAGCTTGTCGTCTTATGCTAGACAATTTTTGGGACAGATGGATAAGCCTGATGTTGATTCGATCGATGGGTTAAGTCCAGCTATATCAATTGACCAAAAAACCACTTCAAAAAACCCTAGATCAACTGTTGGTACTGTTACAGAGATCAATGATTATCTTCGCTTGTTGTGGGCTCGTGTTGGGACGCCGATTTGTCCAAACGATGGGACAGTTATCACTAGTCAATCAGCACAACAGATGGTTGATGCTGTATTGAAGCTTGATGAGGGAACTAAGTTACAAGTTCTTTCTCCAGTTATCCGTGCTAAAAAAGGTCAACACAAAAAGGCACTAGCTCAAATTCAAAAGCAAGGTTATGTAAGAATTAGAGTTGATGGTGAAATTCATGATATAAGTGAAGATATTGAACTCGACAAGAATAAGAAGCATGATATTGATGTCATTGTTGATAGAATTGTTATTAATGATCATATCAAGTCACGTTTGTTTGATTCCGTAGAAGCAGCGCTTCGTTTGTCAGATGGATATATGAACATTGATGTTATTGGTAAAGAGGCAATGGTCTTCTCTGAAAAGAATGCTTGTCCAATATGTGGTTTCACTGTTGGTGAACTTGAACCTAGATTGTTCTCATTTAATGCTCCTTTTGGTGCTTGTGACAACTGTGATGGTTTAGGAATCAAGCTAGAAGTCGATATTGATTTGGTGATTCCTGATCAATCTAAGACTTTGAAACAAGGCGCAATTCTACCTTGGAATCCTATTAGTTCACAATATTATCCAGCAATGCTAGAGCAAGCATGTAATGAATTCAAGATAGATATGGATACACCATTTGAAAAAATGTCAGAACATGATAAGAATATTGTGCTCTATGGCTCAGATGGTAAGAACTTTCATTTTCATTATGAGAATGACTTTGGTAATGTCCGTGATGTTGATGTGCCATTTGAGGGAGTAATTCCTAATATCAATCGTCGTTATCACGAAACAAGTAGTGATTTCACACGTGAAGTTATGCGTAAGTACATGACAGAGTTAACTTGTCCAGTTTGTCATGGTAAGAGATTGAATCGTAAGGCACTTGCTGTAAAGGTAGATGGTCAAGATATTGCTGATGTTTCGGCTATGTCAATTAAAAATGAACTTCCATTCTTTAAAGAAATAACTTTAGGTGAACAAAATACAGTTATTGCTAAGCCGATATTGAAAGAGGTCAAAGATCGTCTGTCTTTCTTGATCAATGTTGGTTTGGATTATTTAACTTTGTCACGTTCTGCCGGCACATTATCCGGTGGTGAGGCGCAAAGAATCCGTTTAGCAACACAGATCGGTTCTAATTTATCCGGAGTTATGTATATTCTTGATGAACCCTCTATTGGACTTCATCAACGTGATAATAATCGTTTGATTAGTTCGTTAAAGAAGATGCGGGACCTAGGTAATACTTTGATTGTTGTTGAGCATGATGAAGACACTATGTTAGCAGCTGATTACTTGATAGATGTTGGACCTGGTGCAGGTGAAAAGGGTGGACAGATTGTGGCTGCCGGAACTCCTAAGCAAGTTATGCGCAGCAAAAAGTCTCTAACTGGACAATATTTGTCTGGCAAAAAATTTATTCCAGTGCCACTGGACCGTAAAGCTGGTAGTGGAGATTATATTGAGGTTTTTGGTGCAGCAGAGAATAATCTGAAGAAGATAAATGTTAAGTTCCCATTGGGCAAGTTCATTTCTGTTACAGGTGTATCTGGATCAGGTAAATCAACGTTAGTAAATACGATACTCAAACGTGCTTTGGCACAAAAGATGAATCGTAATTCACATAAACCAGGTAAGTATAAGAAGATAACTGGCTATGATAAGTTAGAGAAGATGATAGCTATTGATCAAAGTCCTATCGGTAGAACACCTAGAAGTAATCCAGCAACTTATACTGGTGTCTTTGATAATATCCGTGATTTATTTGCTCAAACAAATGAAGCCAAGCTTCGTGGTTATAAAAAGGGTAGATTTTCATTCAATGTCAAAGGTGGACGTTGTGAGAATTGTCATGGTGACGGAATCATTAAAATTGAAATGAATTTCTTGCCTGACGTTTATGTACCTTGTGAAGTTTGTCATGGTACGCGCTATAACTCAGAGACTCTTGAAGTTACATATAAAGATAAAAATATTGCTGAAATTTTGGATATGAAGGTTGAAGATGCACTTGTATTCTTCAATAACATTCCAAAGATAAGACGTAAGTTGCAGACTATAGTGGATGTTGGTCTTGGATATGTCTCAATGGGACAATCCGCCACACAGTTATCTGGTGGTGAGGCTCAACGTATGAAGCTTGCTTCAGAATTATATAAGAAATCTTCTGGACACAATTTCTATATTCTTGATGAGCCAACAACAGGATTGCATACTGACGATATCAAACGATTATTGGCAGTTTTGCAACGTCTTGTAGATGAAGGTAATACTGTTTTGGTTATTGAACATAACTTGGATGTTATCAAATCATCTGATTGGGTCATTGACCTTGGACCAGAAGGTGGAGAAGGTGGTGGACAAGTTGTTGCCACTGGTACACCTGAAGATATCTGTGAGGTTAAAGAAAGTTACACTGGTCAATATTTGAAGCCAGTGTTAGAACGTGATACTAAACGTACAATTGATGCTGAAGAGAAATCTAAAGTAAAAACTGCAAAATAG
- the rapZ gene encoding RNase adapter RapZ produces the protein MSKDMLSLVIVTGMSGAGKTVAMQSFEDLGYFCIDNMPPNLLPKFWELVHESGTIKKVALVVDIRSRAFYDEIFSMISQMDEDEQEKQQKVDMKILFLNASDEELVSRYKETRRSHPLAMEGRLLDGIHKERELLSEIRGRAQVEIETTDLTPRQLREEIFNNFQESTNTPVFHIEVMSFGFKYGLPIDADIVMDVRFLKNPYYIDDLKAKTGMDKPVYDYVMDDPVTKNFYQKLYDLLKDIIPGYEKEGKTSLTIAIGCTGGQHRSVAIAQKLGTDLSDNYYVDITHRDMDKSQKKVIEDANK, from the coding sequence ATGTCAAAAGACATGCTAAGTTTGGTGATCGTAACTGGTATGAGTGGTGCTGGTAAGACTGTAGCAATGCAATCTTTCGAAGATCTGGGATATTTTTGTATTGATAATATGCCACCGAATCTTCTTCCCAAGTTTTGGGAACTAGTCCATGAATCTGGAACGATAAAAAAAGTTGCATTGGTTGTGGATATTCGCTCCCGTGCATTTTATGATGAAATTTTTTCTATGATTTCTCAAATGGATGAAGATGAACAAGAGAAGCAACAAAAAGTTGATATGAAGATCTTGTTTTTAAATGCTTCGGATGAAGAGCTAGTTTCGCGATATAAAGAGACTCGTCGGAGTCACCCTCTAGCAATGGAAGGGCGTTTACTTGATGGAATTCATAAGGAACGTGAGTTACTTTCTGAGATAAGAGGCCGTGCTCAAGTAGAAATTGAAACAACTGATTTAACTCCAAGGCAACTTCGTGAAGAAATATTTAATAACTTCCAAGAGAGTACTAATACTCCGGTATTTCATATTGAAGTTATGTCGTTTGGATTTAAGTATGGTTTGCCGATAGATGCTGATATAGTAATGGATGTCAGATTTTTGAAGAATCCATATTATATTGACGATCTTAAAGCCAAAACAGGTATGGATAAACCAGTATATGATTATGTGATGGATGATCCAGTAACTAAGAATTTCTATCAGAAATTGTATGATTTATTAAAAGATATTATTCCTGGATATGAAAAAGAAGGGAAAACAAGCCTAACTATTGCCATTGGGTGTACTGGCGGACAACACAGATCCGTTGCCATTGCCCAGAAGTTAGGAACAGATCTTAGTGACAACTACTACGTCGATATCACGCATCGTGATATGGACAAATCGCAAAAGAAGGTAATTGAAGATGCCAACAAATAG
- a CDS encoding gluconeogenesis factor YvcK family protein: protein MPTNRIVRVVKGRRPKVVVIGGGTGLPVVLNSLRNKDADITAIVTVADDGGSSGVLRDYINVVPPGDIRNVLASLSDLPKVDLDVFQYRFNSDDDFFSGHAIGNLIIAALSEMSPNIFDAVQELSKMMRVDGRVYPASNTKLTLNAEFTDGTTISGEHEITHSGKHVKRVWVTNSDEPDKTPQSLLPVVASIMQADVVVLGPGSLFTSILPNLMIGDLGEAVRQTPAEVVYICNIMTQIGETEGFTDADHVNVLNEHLGGNFVDTVLVNTRHVPEGYMDHKKYDEYVSQVKSDFPSLRNMGCRVISDDFLSLHDNGAFHDGTKIGREILNLAFQAGNRKNEVRH, encoded by the coding sequence ATGCCAACAAATAGGATAGTTCGTGTTGTAAAGGGACGTCGTCCAAAAGTAGTTGTTATAGGTGGGGGAACTGGTTTACCAGTTGTATTAAACAGTTTAAGAAATAAAGATGCAGATATCACAGCTATTGTGACCGTTGCCGATGATGGTGGTTCGTCTGGTGTATTAAGAGATTACATCAACGTTGTTCCACCTGGGGACATTAGAAACGTTCTTGCATCTTTGTCAGATTTACCAAAGGTCGATTTGGATGTTTTCCAATATCGATTTAATAGTGACGATGACTTCTTCTCTGGTCATGCCATTGGTAATCTAATTATTGCTGCATTATCTGAAATGTCACCTAATATTTTTGACGCAGTTCAAGAATTATCCAAAATGATGCGTGTTGATGGCCGAGTGTATCCAGCAAGTAACACGAAGTTGACCTTGAATGCGGAGTTCACTGATGGAACTACGATATCAGGTGAACATGAAATAACTCACTCAGGTAAGCACGTTAAGCGTGTCTGGGTAACTAACTCAGATGAGCCAGACAAGACACCACAGTCGCTTTTACCAGTCGTAGCTTCAATTATGCAAGCAGATGTCGTGGTACTTGGACCTGGTAGTTTATTTACAAGTATTCTTCCTAATCTTATGATTGGAGACCTTGGTGAGGCAGTCCGTCAGACGCCTGCTGAAGTGGTCTATATTTGTAATATTATGACTCAGATCGGTGAGACTGAAGGTTTCACTGATGCTGACCATGTTAATGTTTTGAATGAACATTTGGGTGGTAACTTCGTCGATACTGTACTTGTTAATACAAGACATGTCCCAGAAGGTTATATGGATCATAAGAAGTATGATGAATATGTCAGTCAAGTAAAATCGGATTTCCCAAGTTTGAGAAATATGGGATGTCGTGTTATTTCAGATGACTTCTTATCACTACATGATAATGGAGCCTTTCATGATGGAACTAAAATTGGTCGTGAAATTTTGAATTTGGCATTTCAAGCCGGAAATAGAAAAAATGAGGTGAGACACTAG
- the whiA gene encoding DNA-binding protein WhiA has product MASYASEVKKELTGLEVHPEHARVELSALLRMNGSLSLYNHQFVLTAQTENPAIARRIFSLIKLRYGMESELLVRKKMKLKKNNQYLVRLKHDTNKVLQDLGILDETGLSINTDVPEDILDEDQRMRSYLRGAFLATGSVNNPETSRYHLEIYSLYETHNDGIAQMMNHFNLNARVTQRRNGYIVYLKEAEKIADFLQVIGATNAMLKFEDIRIVRDMRNSVNRLVNCENANINKTVAAAQRQVDNIKHLQSTVGLDSLPAKLQEIAVLRLENPDVSLKELSEMVPSGAISKSGINHRLRKLNQIAEEAV; this is encoded by the coding sequence GTGGCTTCTTACGCAAGTGAAGTAAAAAAGGAACTCACTGGTTTAGAAGTTCATCCCGAACATGCCCGTGTAGAGCTATCTGCTTTACTGAGAATGAATGGTTCATTAAGTTTATACAACCATCAATTTGTTCTAACGGCGCAAACGGAGAATCCTGCGATTGCTCGTAGGATTTTTTCACTCATTAAATTGCGTTATGGGATGGAATCAGAACTATTAGTTCGTAAAAAAATGAAGTTAAAAAAGAACAATCAATATCTTGTTCGTCTTAAACATGATACAAATAAAGTCTTACAGGACTTAGGTATTTTGGATGAGACTGGTTTATCGATCAATACTGATGTACCCGAAGATATTCTTGATGAAGATCAAAGGATGCGCTCATATCTACGTGGAGCATTTCTAGCTACAGGTAGTGTCAATAACCCAGAGACATCAAGATATCATTTGGAAATTTACTCATTATACGAGACACACAATGATGGAATCGCTCAGATGATGAATCATTTTAATTTGAATGCTCGAGTTACACAACGCAGAAATGGCTATATTGTTTATTTGAAGGAAGCAGAAAAAATTGCTGACTTCTTACAAGTAATTGGGGCCACTAATGCAATGTTAAAATTCGAAGATATTAGAATCGTGCGTGACATGCGTAATTCAGTTAATCGTTTGGTAAACTGTGAGAACGCTAATATTAATAAGACAGTCGCAGCAGCACAAAGACAAGTTGATAATATTAAGCATCTTCAAAGTACAGTTGGCTTAGATTCTTTGCCAGCTAAGTTACAAGAAATCGCCGTATTAAGACTTGAGAACCCAGATGTTTCATTAAAAGAGCTCAGTGAAATGGTACCAAGTGGTGCCATTTCAAAGTCAGGTATTAACCATAGACTACGTAAGCTTAATCAAATCGCTGAAGAAGCCGTGTAG
- a CDS encoding ABC transporter permease, whose product MRTIAIMTRVLKELIRDKRTLALMFIAPVVILLLLSFIFNSNSSTNVNIATVDLPSALYNNVNDMKHVDVYKYSNKKAAKRALNNDTIDAIIQKKNDNYDLTYANTDSTKTAAVKQVFNASMTKTNVSKMKKQLVTTTTALAKLTGQTVPINTKISTPKITNHYVYGNKDTGFFDKILPVLMGFFVFFFVFLISGMALLKERTSGTLDRLLATPVKRFEIVFGYMLSYGILAVVQTVIIVLATVWMLGIQIKGNIISVIIINLILALVALAFGILLSTFAKSEFQMMQFIPIVVIPQVFFSGIVPLDSMAKWVSDISYVIPIKYSGDAVSDIIMKGTSIWSLGFDISVLLGILVVLTILNIVGLRRYRKV is encoded by the coding sequence ATGCGTACAATTGCAATTATGACTAGAGTTCTAAAAGAACTCATAAGAGATAAAAGGACACTAGCACTAATGTTTATTGCACCGGTCGTGATTTTATTGTTATTGAGTTTCATTTTCAACTCTAACTCATCCACTAATGTGAACATTGCCACCGTAGATTTACCAAGTGCTTTATATAATAATGTAAATGATATGAAACATGTGGATGTTTATAAATACAGTAATAAAAAAGCTGCTAAAAGGGCTTTGAATAACGACACAATTGATGCCATCATTCAAAAAAAGAATGACAATTATGACTTAACTTATGCTAATACCGATTCAACTAAAACTGCTGCTGTTAAACAAGTTTTCAATGCTTCAATGACCAAAACCAACGTCAGTAAAATGAAGAAACAGCTTGTGACAACTACTACAGCCTTGGCCAAACTAACCGGACAAACTGTTCCAATAAATACAAAAATTTCAACGCCAAAAATAACTAATCACTACGTTTATGGTAACAAGGATACTGGATTCTTTGACAAAATCCTTCCAGTATTAATGGGATTCTTTGTATTCTTCTTCGTATTCTTAATTTCTGGGATGGCTCTTCTCAAAGAACGTACAAGTGGAACACTAGATCGATTATTGGCTACTCCAGTCAAACGTTTTGAAATCGTCTTTGGATATATGTTGAGTTACGGAATCCTTGCAGTCGTTCAAACTGTGATTATTGTCCTTGCTACTGTATGGATGTTAGGGATTCAAATTAAAGGTAACATAATCTCAGTTATCATAATCAACTTAATCTTAGCCTTGGTAGCTCTAGCATTTGGTATTTTACTTTCGACTTTTGCCAAATCAGAATTTCAAATGATGCAATTCATTCCCATTGTGGTTATTCCTCAAGTATTCTTCTCCGGAATCGTTCCGTTGGATTCCATGGCCAAATGGGTCAGTGATATTTCATATGTCATCCCTATTAAATATTCCGGTGATGCTGTGTCAGATATCATTATGAAAGGCACAAGTATCTGGTCATTGGGGTTTGATATATCTGTTCTGCTGGGGATTTTAGTAGTATTAACTATCTTAAATATCGTTGGTTTGAGACGTTATCGTAAGGTTTAA
- a CDS encoding ABC transporter ATP-binding protein → MENTMISLKHLVKKFGNQTVLKDVNLDVLSGEIVGLIGPSGAGKSTVIKTTLGMEVTDGGIATVFDKTMPNRQLLANIGYMAQTDALYDALSGKENLIFYAKMKGLKKSELNNEIEHVASVVDLKDDLNKRVSGYSGGMMRRLSLAIALLGNPKLLILDEPTVGIDPALRRQIWKELSSIRDEGRSILITTHVMDEAELCDRVALLLDGKVMAFDKPDVLKMQYKVDSIEDVFLKAEGVE, encoded by the coding sequence ATGGAAAATACAATGATCAGTCTAAAACATCTTGTAAAAAAATTCGGTAATCAAACTGTTCTAAAAGATGTTAATTTAGATGTTCTTTCTGGTGAAATAGTCGGATTGATCGGACCTTCTGGGGCTGGTAAGTCTACTGTAATTAAAACCACTTTGGGCATGGAAGTTACTGATGGTGGTATCGCTACTGTCTTTGACAAAACAATGCCCAATAGACAATTGCTGGCAAATATTGGCTATATGGCACAAACAGACGCCCTATACGACGCACTAAGTGGTAAAGAGAATCTTATCTTTTATGCCAAAATGAAAGGGCTTAAAAAGTCAGAATTAAATAACGAAATTGAACACGTTGCTAGCGTTGTTGATTTAAAAGATGACTTAAATAAACGTGTCAGTGGTTATTCAGGTGGCATGATGAGACGTCTTTCACTTGCTATCGCCCTACTTGGAAATCCAAAGTTATTGATTTTAGATGAACCAACCGTCGGTATCGATCCCGCACTTCGCCGCCAAATATGGAAAGAATTATCCAGTATTAGAGACGAAGGTCGCAGCATCCTGATAACAACACACGTCATGGATGAAGCAGAATTATGTGATCGTGTGGCACTATTATTAGATGGCAAAGTAATGGCGTTTGATAAACCAGATGTATTAAAAATGCAATACAAGGTTGATTCAATTGAAGATGTATTCTTGAAAGCTGAGGGTGTTGAATAA